In the genome of Carassius carassius chromosome 47, fCarCar2.1, whole genome shotgun sequence, one region contains:
- the LOC132130757 gene encoding gelsolin-like isoform X2 yields MFVYFSLDSMVYHPEFERAGKEPGLQVWRIEKFDLVAVPENLYGGFYTGDAYVVLNTIKQRSGNLQYDIHFWLGDYCTQDESGAAAIFTVQMDDYLGGKPIQYREVQGYESKAFLGYFKKGLQYMKGGVASGFKHVVTNEVIVQRVLQVKGRRVVRATEVAVSWDSFNQGDCFILDLGSEIYQWCGSKSNRFEKLKATQLAKGIRDNERSGRARVYVCDEGAERDKMLEVLGEKPDLPEGASDDIKADASNRKMAKLYKVSDASGDMTIALVAAENPFSQSALESSDCFILDHGSDGKIFVWKGKDATVEERKAAMKAADEFIKKMGYPKHTQVQILPEMGETPLFKQFFKNWRDVDQTEGLGLAYVSNSIAKIEKVPFDASTLHDSPAMAAQHGMIDDGHGGKQIWRIEASDKVPVDPSTYGQFYGGDSYIILYNYHHGGRQGHIIYIWQGKDSSQDEIGASAILAAQLDDELGGGPVQVRVVQGKEPAHLMGLFGGQPMVVHQGGTSREGGQTAPAETRLFQVRSNSTGCTRAVEVDAVSSNLNSNDAFVLVTPAASFIWVGRGACDTEKRGAQQLCDILGVSSSELGEGGEDGSFWDALGGKADYRTSTRLKDKMNAHPPRLFACSNKTGNFIIEEVPGEMTQEDLATDDVMILDTWDQVFVWIGNEAHDEEKTEAMTSAARYIESDPANRDPRTPIVKIKQGFEPPTFTGWFLGWDHEYWSTDPLERAMAELEI; encoded by the exons atgtttgtgtatttttctcTAGACAGCATGGTGTACCACCCTGAGTTTGAGCGAGCAGGCAAAGAGCCTGGGCTCCAGGTGTGGAGAATTGAGAAATTTGATTTGGTGGCAGTTCCTGAGAATCTCTATGGAGGGTTCTACACCGGTGATGCTTATGTGGTTCTCAATACTATCAAGCAACGCTCTGGCAACCTACAGTATGACATCCATTTCTGGCTAG GTGACTACTGCACACAAGATGAAAGCGGGGCAGCTGCCATTTTCACAGTGCAAATGGATGACTATTTGGGTGGAAAGCCCATCCAGTATCGTGAAGTTCAAGGCTACGAGTCCAAAGCTTTTCTGGGATATTTTAAGAAAGGGCTGCAGTATATG aaaGGTGGAGTTGCATCTGGATTCAAGCATGTGGTCACCAATGAAGTGATAGTGCAACGCGTGCTACAGGTCAAAGGTCGGCGTGTTGTCAGAGCAACAGAAGTGGCAGTAAGCTGGGACAGCTTTAACCAGGGAGACTGCTTCATCCTGGACTTGGGGAGT GAGATCTACCAGTGGTGTGGTTCAAAGAGTAACCGTTTTGAGAAGCTAAAAGCTACTCAGCTTGCAAAGGGCATTCGTGACAATGAACGCAGTGGACGTGCtcgcgtgtatgtgtgtgatgaAGGGGCAGAACGAGACAAGATGTTGGAG GTTCTTGGAGAAAAACCAGACCTGCCTGAAGGAGCATCTGACGATATCAAGGCTGATGCCTCCAACAGGAAGATGGCCAAACTCTATAAG GTGTCTGATGCCAGTGGAGACATGACGATTGCCCTGGTGGCCGCTGAGAACCCCTTCTCCCAGAGTGCACTAGAATCAAGCGACTGTTTCATCCTGGATCACGGCTCAGATGGGAAGATCTTTGTTTGGAAAG GCAAAGATGCCACTGTGGAAGAGAGAAAGGCTGCCATGAAGGCAGCAGATGAGTTCATTAAGAAAATGGGTTACCCAAAGCACACACAGGTTCAGATTCTCCCGGAGATGGGCGAGACGCCTCTATTCAAACAGTTCTTCAAAAACTGGCGAGATGTGGACCAGACGGAAGGCCTGGGTTTGGCTTATGTCTCAAACAGCATTGCTAAGATCGAGAAGGTGCCATTCGATGCTTCAACTCTGCATGATTCACCAGCCATGGCTGCCCAGCATGGAATGATCGATGATGGCCACGGAGGGAAACAG ATCTGGCGCATTGAAGCATCCGATAAGGTTCCAGTTGATCCCTCTACTTATGGCCAGTTCTATGGAGGAGACAGTTACATTATTCTGTACAATTACCACCATGGAGGCAGACAGGGTCACATCATTTACATCTG GCAGGGTAAAGACTCCTCACAAGATGAGATTGGGGCATCTGCTATCTTGGCTGCCCAGCTGGACGATGAGCTTGGAGGTGGACCTGTGCAG GTGCGGGTGGTTCAGGGTAAGGAACCCGCTCATCTCATGGGTCTGTTCGGAGGGCAGCCTATGGTGGTGCACCAGGGCGGCACCTCTAGGGAAGGCGGTCAGACTGCGCCAGCCGAGACTCGCCTGTTCCAAGTGCGCTCAAACTCCACAGGGTGCACACGAGCTGTGGAG GTTGATGCCGTGTCCTCCAATCTGAACTCCAATGATGCATTTGTCCTGGTGACCCCGGCTGCATCTTTCATATGGGTGGGACGAGGAGCCTGTGATACAGAGAAACGTGGGGCACAGCAGCTCTGTGATATCCTTGGAGTGTCATCCTCCGAGCTGGGTGAAGGAGGAGAGGATG GTAGTTTCTGGGACGCTCTGGGAGGAAAGGCAGATTACCGCACGTCCACCAGGCTAAAGGACAAGATGAATGCCCACCCACCACGACTGTTCGCCTGCTCAAACAAAACTGGAAATTTCATT ATTGAAGAAGTTCCTGGAGAGATGACTCAAGAAGACCTAGCTACAGATGATGTCATGATCCTGGACACCTGGGATCAG GTGTTTGTTTGGATTGGTAATGAAGCTCATGACGAGGAGAAGACTGAGGCAATGACTTCAG ctgcccGATACATTGAGTCGGACCCAGCCAACCGTGACCCGCGCACACCCATCGTGAAGATTAAACAAGGCTTTGAGCCTCCCACATTCACAGGCTGGTTCCTGGGTTGGGACCACGAATACTGGAGCACTGACCCACTGGAGCGGGCCATGGCGGAGCTGGAGATCTGA
- the LOC132130757 gene encoding gelsolin-like isoform X1 gives MFVYFSLDSMVYHPEFERAGKEPGLQVWRIEKFDLVAVPENLYGGFYTGDAYVVLNTIKQRSGNLQYDIHFWLGDYCTQDESGAAAIFTVQMDDYLGGKPIQYREVQGYESKAFLGYFKKGLQYMKGGVASGFKHVVTNEVIVQRVLQVKGRRVVRATEVAVSWDSFNQGDCFILDLGSEIYQWCGSKSNRFEKLKATQLAKGIRDNERSGRARVYVCDEGAERDKMLEVLGEKPDLPEGASDDIKADASNRKMAKLYKVSDASGDMTIALVAAENPFSQSALESSDCFILDHGSDGKIFVWKGKDATVEERKAAMKAADEFIKKMGYPKHTQVQILPEMGETPLFKQFFKNWRDVDQTEGLGLAYVSNSIAKIEKVPFDASTLHDSPAMAAQHGMIDDGHGGKQIWRIEASDKVPVDPSTYGQFYGGDSYIILYNYHHGGRQGHIIYIWQGKDSSQDEIGASAILAAQLDDELGGGPVQMTGAPLTTQVRVVQGKEPAHLMGLFGGQPMVVHQGGTSREGGQTAPAETRLFQVRSNSTGCTRAVEVDAVSSNLNSNDAFVLVTPAASFIWVGRGACDTEKRGAQQLCDILGVSSSELGEGGEDGSFWDALGGKADYRTSTRLKDKMNAHPPRLFACSNKTGNFIIEEVPGEMTQEDLATDDVMILDTWDQVFVWIGNEAHDEEKTEAMTSAARYIESDPANRDPRTPIVKIKQGFEPPTFTGWFLGWDHEYWSTDPLERAMAELEI, from the exons atgtttgtgtatttttctcTAGACAGCATGGTGTACCACCCTGAGTTTGAGCGAGCAGGCAAAGAGCCTGGGCTCCAGGTGTGGAGAATTGAGAAATTTGATTTGGTGGCAGTTCCTGAGAATCTCTATGGAGGGTTCTACACCGGTGATGCTTATGTGGTTCTCAATACTATCAAGCAACGCTCTGGCAACCTACAGTATGACATCCATTTCTGGCTAG GTGACTACTGCACACAAGATGAAAGCGGGGCAGCTGCCATTTTCACAGTGCAAATGGATGACTATTTGGGTGGAAAGCCCATCCAGTATCGTGAAGTTCAAGGCTACGAGTCCAAAGCTTTTCTGGGATATTTTAAGAAAGGGCTGCAGTATATG aaaGGTGGAGTTGCATCTGGATTCAAGCATGTGGTCACCAATGAAGTGATAGTGCAACGCGTGCTACAGGTCAAAGGTCGGCGTGTTGTCAGAGCAACAGAAGTGGCAGTAAGCTGGGACAGCTTTAACCAGGGAGACTGCTTCATCCTGGACTTGGGGAGT GAGATCTACCAGTGGTGTGGTTCAAAGAGTAACCGTTTTGAGAAGCTAAAAGCTACTCAGCTTGCAAAGGGCATTCGTGACAATGAACGCAGTGGACGTGCtcgcgtgtatgtgtgtgatgaAGGGGCAGAACGAGACAAGATGTTGGAG GTTCTTGGAGAAAAACCAGACCTGCCTGAAGGAGCATCTGACGATATCAAGGCTGATGCCTCCAACAGGAAGATGGCCAAACTCTATAAG GTGTCTGATGCCAGTGGAGACATGACGATTGCCCTGGTGGCCGCTGAGAACCCCTTCTCCCAGAGTGCACTAGAATCAAGCGACTGTTTCATCCTGGATCACGGCTCAGATGGGAAGATCTTTGTTTGGAAAG GCAAAGATGCCACTGTGGAAGAGAGAAAGGCTGCCATGAAGGCAGCAGATGAGTTCATTAAGAAAATGGGTTACCCAAAGCACACACAGGTTCAGATTCTCCCGGAGATGGGCGAGACGCCTCTATTCAAACAGTTCTTCAAAAACTGGCGAGATGTGGACCAGACGGAAGGCCTGGGTTTGGCTTATGTCTCAAACAGCATTGCTAAGATCGAGAAGGTGCCATTCGATGCTTCAACTCTGCATGATTCACCAGCCATGGCTGCCCAGCATGGAATGATCGATGATGGCCACGGAGGGAAACAG ATCTGGCGCATTGAAGCATCCGATAAGGTTCCAGTTGATCCCTCTACTTATGGCCAGTTCTATGGAGGAGACAGTTACATTATTCTGTACAATTACCACCATGGAGGCAGACAGGGTCACATCATTTACATCTG GCAGGGTAAAGACTCCTCACAAGATGAGATTGGGGCATCTGCTATCTTGGCTGCCCAGCTGGACGATGAGCTTGGAGGTGGACCTGTGCAG ATGACTGGTGCTCCCCTCACCACTCAG GTGCGGGTGGTTCAGGGTAAGGAACCCGCTCATCTCATGGGTCTGTTCGGAGGGCAGCCTATGGTGGTGCACCAGGGCGGCACCTCTAGGGAAGGCGGTCAGACTGCGCCAGCCGAGACTCGCCTGTTCCAAGTGCGCTCAAACTCCACAGGGTGCACACGAGCTGTGGAG GTTGATGCCGTGTCCTCCAATCTGAACTCCAATGATGCATTTGTCCTGGTGACCCCGGCTGCATCTTTCATATGGGTGGGACGAGGAGCCTGTGATACAGAGAAACGTGGGGCACAGCAGCTCTGTGATATCCTTGGAGTGTCATCCTCCGAGCTGGGTGAAGGAGGAGAGGATG GTAGTTTCTGGGACGCTCTGGGAGGAAAGGCAGATTACCGCACGTCCACCAGGCTAAAGGACAAGATGAATGCCCACCCACCACGACTGTTCGCCTGCTCAAACAAAACTGGAAATTTCATT ATTGAAGAAGTTCCTGGAGAGATGACTCAAGAAGACCTAGCTACAGATGATGTCATGATCCTGGACACCTGGGATCAG GTGTTTGTTTGGATTGGTAATGAAGCTCATGACGAGGAGAAGACTGAGGCAATGACTTCAG ctgcccGATACATTGAGTCGGACCCAGCCAACCGTGACCCGCGCACACCCATCGTGAAGATTAAACAAGGCTTTGAGCCTCCCACATTCACAGGCTGGTTCCTGGGTTGGGACCACGAATACTGGAGCACTGACCCACTGGAGCGGGCCATGGCGGAGCTGGAGATCTGA